One window from the genome of Myxocyprinus asiaticus isolate MX2 ecotype Aquarium Trade chromosome 30, UBuf_Myxa_2, whole genome shotgun sequence encodes:
- the LOC127420956 gene encoding 4-galactosyl-N-acetylglucosaminide 3-alpha-L-fucosyltransferase 9-like: MMMSITSAKSNQSIIIAVILFACFTAILYVNYEPTTSWFKCPAAPIHMNNVTAEICLSVFKMQNYTHIENNTCTVNFILERQQMTTTKTTKQVATAKRDDPDTIILIWMWPFGYSFGFGPCSSAFNIQGCRLTDDKDMYNQAHGVWFHHRDIKWDLSNMPKLPRPAFQKWIWMNMESPANSPQIPQLKDLFNLTSSYRRDSDVQVPYGWLSEATIEEKKYTIPQKDKLVCWIVSNYNSHHKRSYYYTELSKYIHVEAFGGHFNRRINGDEYSKVVSSCKFYLSFESSIHRDYITEKLYNPLLLGTVPVVLGPPRENYEQFIPSKAFIHVDDFPSPKELADHLNFMDQNENMYRQYFTWREHFVSRASAFGLEHACRACEHIRKNKNYRVVKDLNSWYFS; this comes from the coding sequence ATGATGATGTCCATAACTTCTGCCAAAAGCAATCAGAGCATAATAATTGCCGTCATTTTGTTTGCATGTTTTACGGCAATTTTGTATGTGAATTACGAGCCAACCACAAGCTGGTTTAAATGTCCTGCTGCTCCCATCCACATGAATAATGTCACTGCAGAAATCTGCCTCAGTGTTTTTAAGATGCAAAACTACACCCATATAGAAAACAACACCTGCACTGTGAACTTCATCTTGGAAAGACAACAGATGACAACtactaaaacaacaaaacaagtgGCAACAGCGAAGAGAGACGATCCAGACACCATTATTTTGATCTGGATGTGGCCTTTTGGATATAGTTTTGGCTTTGGACCCTGCAGTTCGGCTTTTAATATTCAAGGCTGCCGTTTAACAGATGACAAAGATATGTATAACCAAGCACATGGTGTATGGTTTCATCATAGAGATATCAAGTGGGATTTATCTAATATGCCGAAACTACCTCGACCAGCATTTCAGAAATGGATATGGATGAATATGGAGTCTCCAGCCAATTCACCACAAATTCCCCAGCTGAAGGATCTGTTTAATTTGACTTCAAGTTATCGTCGGGATTCTGATGTCCAGGTACCTTACGGTTGGCTCTCAGAGGCCACAATTGAGGAGAAAAAATATACAATCCCACAAAAGGATAAACTAGTCTGCTGGATAGTAAGTAACTATAATTCACACCATAAGCGTTCATATTACTATACTGAGTTATCGAAATACATTCACGTGGAGGCTTTTGGAGGACATTTCAACAGGCGCATTAATGGTGATGAATATTCAAAAGTGGTGTCTAGTTGCAAATTTTACCTCTCATTTGAGAGTTCCATTCATAGAGACTACATTACAGAAAAACTGTACAACCCTCTATTGCTTGGTACGGTTCCTGTTGTTCTTGGCCCGCCCAGAGAGAACTATGAGCAGTTCATACCGAGCAAAGCCTTCATCCATGTAGATGACTTCCCCTCTCCCAAAGAACTGGCAGATCATCTCAATTTTATGGACCAAAATGAGAACATGTATAGGCAGTATTTTACCTGGAGAGAACATTTCGTTTCAAGAGCATCTGCATTTGGTCTTGAACATGCCTGTCGGGCTTGTGAACATATCAGAAAAAATAAGAACTACAGAGTAGTTAAAGATCTCAACAGCTGGTACTTCAGTTAG